The DNA sequence TGGAGTCCGCGATCGAGGAGACCCAGCGCCGCCGGCAGATTCAACAGGAGTACAACGAAGACCACGGCCTCGAGCCAACCACGATCGACAAGGAAATCGGCGAGACCAATCTCCCCGGATCGAAGACCGACACCAGCGAGGTTTCCGGTCGCGAACTCGACGACGAAGACGACGCCGCACGCTACATCGACGAACTCGAGACCCAGATGCAGGAGGCGGCGAACAACCTCGAGTTCGAACTGGCGGCCGACATCCGGGATCGGATTCGAGAGGTTCGCGAGGGGTTCGACCTCGAAAGTGACGAAGACGAGGGAATCGCGCCGCCGACCGAGGAGTTCTGACTGGCTGCGGGAGACGGCTACCCAGCCGTCACCCTCAGTCCGGCATTCCTGACAGCGTCGAGAAACGCTCGTAAGCCAACTCGATCGACTCGATCGCCATTCCTCGTTTGGTACTCACGAGGTCCGGTCCCGACCACTTCGTCGGATAGGCGCCGGCGAACTCCCACCCCCATTGACTGTCGCCACGAAAGCCATCTTTTACCGTGACGATGACGTTTTTCCTAGTGAGCGTCCCGCTCATAACCGTCTGGATCCACTCCCAGAAGGTCGTGTTTTTCGTCAGCCCGCGCTGGAGGACGAGGTTTGCGTGTGCGAACTGGCCGGGTAACTGGTGGACGTGATCGTTGACGCCGCCCTCTCGGTACGGGACGGTTTCCAGTTCCATCGTTATCCCGGCGACCTCGGCGAAGCCGGCGACCGGCTTGCCGTCGACCTCGACCTCGAAGTTGTACTGTGCGTAGGGATCGGTTTGGTTCGTGTCTGTAGCCATCGTCTCAGTACTGCACGGTGGTATCTGATCCCCAGATACCGTGGTTCGTGGTCAGTCGGAGTCCGGTGGATTCCGCAGGACGATCCCACCGCTGGCATCGTCGCGTCCGCGTCCGCGACCCCGACCGACACTGCGCCGGTGGTTCCGCCCTCGCTCGGATGGTGTCTCGTTCATTCGGTCGTTAATCTCGCTGATCTCCGTACACCAGCGCTGGCGTTCCCAGTGTGGCATGTTCAACACCGCCTCGTGGCTCCACCCGAAATGGTAGGCCACGAACGCGACCTCCTCGTAGAGGCGGTCCGGCTCGTACAACCGGATTACTCTACTGGGTTTCCCGACGCCGATTCCTCACTGTCGTTCGACTCGGCACTGGCCGCGTGCATCTCGGTGGCCTCGAGCCCGGAGCCGATCGAACCGATCCCACCGAGATCATCGCCGACGCCGGTCGCGCCGGCATCCATGCTAGCCTGATTCATGGGACTGCTCACTCCATCTGACGTGAGGTGAGCACCGCTTTCGGCGTCGATCTCGAATCGCTCGCCACACTCAGGGCAGGCCGTCTCGACGGCGTTTACCCCCTGGTTGTTGATTCGCTCGTAGAGTGCCTGCAGGTACTCGAGGTCCGAGACGAACAGATCCTCGATGACGCTGACGTCGATCGTCTCGAGGTCGCCGAGTTCGGTTACGACCCGCGACAGCAAGACAAGCGTCAGGTACGAGGAGTTCGACTGGACTCGAGGGGTCTGCAGCGGCTCGATCTCGTCGGCCGCCGTCGCGAGGCGCATCCGGCCCTCCTTGTGGAGCGTTCCCTCGTCGTCGACGTACCCCTGTGGAAGGGTAAATTCGAACTCGGTCTGAAGCGTGCTGCCGGTCATGGTCGATCACTGTTCCGTTCAGCGGTGACGACGACGCGCTCGGCGAACGGTGCTGACCGACCGGTGTGTACCACACCCTCGTCGTCGACGTGCCAGTCCGACTCAAATCGGGCAGGCGAAACGGTACCTGCATCCGGAAACTGGGTTGCTGGCCGTGTCATACGTTCTTGCGCTCCATTTCGTCGAAGGTAACGACGTAAGACTCTGTCGCGAGATTACCCTGTCCGCCCCCGCCGTGGGAGTTGAGCGTCGGCGGTCGGTACTCCTTGATCCACGCATTCGTGAACTCGAACCGAAGCACCGAGTCGCCGACTTCGTTCATGATGATCACGGCGATGTTCTTGCGACCGCCGTCGTCCATCTTTCCCTGATCGACGGCTTTCCGCCACTTGTAGAGTTCCTCGTTTTTCTTGTTCGCACCGCGAACGAGAATGAGGTCGTCGTACTGGGTATCCCCCCAGAGCTTCCGGTTGTGTGATGGGTCGTTCCCTTCGCGGTATTCGACCTGTTCGGTTCGCATCGCTGGTAGTTCGACCTCGACGAAGCCGGGGACGCCGACGCCGTCGAGCTCGACCTTGAATTCGGTTTGTCGAAGTGGACCGTGTGAATCTGTCATGCTGATGTCGATCTGGTGTTGGTTGTGTCGGTAGCAGATAAAGTGGATGCGGCGCTACATGTCGCCGGTGTCCTGACTAATTCTGAAGACGACGAACTCTGCTGGTTTGACGGGTGCGATGCCGATTTCGACGATGAGTCGTCCGTTGTCGATGTCGTCCTGCGTCATCGTCTCCTCGCCGCATTTGACGTAGAATGCCTCGTCGGCAGTGCTTCCCTGTAGGCCGCCGTCTCGCCAGACTGTTGTCAGGAAGTTCTCCGCGGACTGACGGACGCGGGCCCATAGATCCTCGTCGTTGGGTTCGAAGACCGCCCACTGGGTCCCTTCGTCGATCGACTGCTCGATGTAGAGGAACAGTCGCCGCACGTTCACGTACTTCCAGGACGGATCGCTGGCGGTCGTCCGCGCACCCCAGAGGCGGATCCCGCGACCCTGAAAGCTCCGAATGCAGTTGACTCCCTTCGGATTCAGAACGTCCTGTTCGCCCTTGGTGATCGTGTGTTGTGTGCCGAGGATACCCCTGACGACTTCGTTTGCGGGAGCCTTGTGGACGCCGTGTTCGACGTCGCTTCGCGCGAAGATCCCAGCGATGTGGCCACCAGGCGGGACGAGTCGCTTTTGATTGGTCAGCGGATCCGTCGCCTCGACCCATGGATAGTAGTAGGCCGCATACGAGG is a window from the Natrinema sp. HArc-T2 genome containing:
- a CDS encoding phage tail protein — its product is MTDSHGPLRQTEFKVELDGVGVPGFVEVELPAMRTEQVEYREGNDPSHNRKLWGDTQYDDLILVRGANKKNEELYKWRKAVDQGKMDDGGRKNIAVIIMNEVGDSVLRFEFTNAWIKEYRPPTLNSHGGGGQGNLATESYVVTFDEMERKNV
- a CDS encoding DUF6760 family protein is translated as MYEPDRLYEEVAFVAYHFGWSHEAVLNMPHWERQRWCTEISEINDRMNETPSERGRNHRRSVGRGRGRGRDDASGGIVLRNPPDSD
- a CDS encoding phage tail protein, with protein sequence MATDTNQTDPYAQYNFEVEVDGKPVAGFAEVAGITMELETVPYREGGVNDHVHQLPGQFAHANLVLQRGLTKNTTFWEWIQTVMSGTLTRKNVIVTVKDGFRGDSQWGWEFAGAYPTKWSGPDLVSTKRGMAIESIELAYERFSTLSGMPD